CCAGGGGAATGCCGCTGTTGTGCCAACGCAAGGGGGTGAACAGCCACAGCAATTGGGTCACCAGGGCCACCACTCCTAGGCCTTGATATAGGCGGTCGTGCAAGCTGAGCACTCGCTTGCGGATCACCACCAGCTGGGTGAGCAGCAGGGCGATCAGGGCATATCCCAAACTGCCCAGCCAGGTGATTTTCGGGAACGCAAAGCTGATCATTACCAGCAGGCACAACCCCAGCAGCCAGGCGTAGAGCTTTTTGCTTCCTAGCTGCTGTCGCCCTTCCGATCGCATCACATCTGCTCCCGTCAGCCAGAGGATGCCGAGCTTTGCTGGCTCTGGCGAGGTTTGCCTTCCAGTCGCCCCGTTCGGTTCTCCGCCATCGCGCGCCAGCCGTGACACGAATCTCCGCCTTAGCCTGCTTGAAGGACTGGACGTGATTTATGCCGATCCGCGAGGACGACAACCGCCCCAATCGCCGCTTTGGGATTATCAACCTGGTGTTGATCGGCTTCGGTGTGCTGCTGTTGCTCAGCAGCTTCCTGCCCAACCAGGGCATGCAGCAGGTGCCGCGAGTGCCCTACTCCCTGTTCATTGACCAGGTGAACGACGGCGCTGTGAAGCGTGCCTACATCACCCAGGATCAGATCCGCTACGAGCTGTCGGATCCTGAAGAAGGTGCGCCCTCTGTGTTGGCGACCACGCCGATCTTCGACATGGATCTTCCGCAGCGTCTGGAAACCAAAGGCGTTGAGTTCGCTGCTGCGCCTCCCAAGAAGCCCAACATCTTCACCACCATCCTCAGCTGGGTGGTGCCGCCGCTGATCTTCATCCTGGTTCTGCAGTTCTTCGCGCGGCGTTCCATGGGTGCCGGTGGTGCTCAGGGCGCTCTGAACTTCACCAAGAGCAAGGCCAAGGTGTACGTGCCCGATGAGCAGTCACGGGTCACCTTTGCCGACGTGGCCGGTGTGGATGAGGCCAAAGACGAACTGGCTGAAATCGTCGATTTCCTCAAGTCGTCAGAGCGTTACACCGAGATTGGAGCACGCATTCCCAAGGGTGTGCTGCTCGTGGGTCCTCCCGGCACCGGTAAGACCTTGCTTTCCAAGGCAGTGGCAGGTGAGGCCGGCGTTCCCTTCTTCATCATCAGCGGCTCGGAGTTCGTCGAGCTGTTCGTGGGTGCTGGTGCTGCTCGGGTGCGGGATTTGTTTGAGCAGGCCAAGAAGAATGCCCCCTGCATCATCTTCATCGACGAACTCGATGCGATCGGCAAGAGCCGTTCCGGTTCAATGGGTGTGGTCGGCGGTAACGACGAGCGTGAGCAGACGCTCAATCAGCTGCTCACCGAAATGGATGGCTTCGCTTCCAAAGACAAGCCGGTGATCGTGCTGGCCGCCACCAACCAGCCGGAAGTGCTGGACGCGGCACTGCTGCGTCCCGGACGTTTCGACCGCCAGGTGTTGGTAGATCGCCCGGACCTCTCGGGCCGTAAGACGATCCTTGAGATCTATGCCAAGAAGGTGAAGCTCGCCGACGGAGTGGATCTCGATCGCATCGCCCAGGCCACCAGTGGTTTCGCCGGTGCTGATCTGGCCAACCTGGTGAATGAAGCGGCGCTGCTGGCTGCCCGCGCCAAGCGCACCAAGGTGGAGCAGGAAGACCTCGGCGAAGCGATCGAGCGTGTGGTCGCGGGTCTCGAGAAGAAGAGCCGCGTGCTGCAGGACGACGAGAAGAAGGTGGTGGCCTATCACGAGGTGGGACACGCCATCGTGGGTCACCTGATGCCCGGCGGCAGCAAGGTGGCCAAGATTTCGATCGTGCCTCGCGGCATGAGCGCTCTCGGCTACACCCTGCAGCTGCCCACGGAAGAGCGTTTCCTTAATTCAAGAGAAGACCTGCAGGGGCAGATCGCCACGCTGCTGGGCGGCCGATCTGCGGAAGAGATTGTGTTCGGCAAGATCACAACTGGAGCTTCCAACGATCTGCAGCGCGCCACTGACATCGCCGAGCAGATGGTGGGCACATATGGCATGAGCGACACCCTCGGCCCCCTTGCCTACGACAAGCAAGGTGGCGGTCAGTTCCTGGGCGGCGGCAACAACCCTCGCCGCACGGTGAGTGACGCCACGGCTCAGGCCATCGATAAGGAGGTGCGCACGCTGGTCGACAACGCCCATGAGCAAGCCTTGGCAATCCTGCGTCAGAACATGGCCCTGCTGGAAACCATCGCTCAGAAGATCCTCGAGAAAGAGGTCATCGAGGGTGATGAGCTCAAGGACATGCTCAGTGCCAGCGTTCTGCCTGAAGCCGTCGCGGCTTGAGGCTTGACGGATTCGCTGTCTGTCTCCGATAACACTCCTTTGAAGTCCGGCTATGGCATCCGCCACCACCAGCGTTGCTGCCGTCCTCTCCACCCTGAGCGGCAGCGATTTTCTGTCTTCAGCGGATGCCTCTGCTGAGCAGACGGCTGCGCTCCTGGAGCTGGCCGCTCAGCTGAAGTCGGGTGATCGACGCATTGACCTGGGCAACAGGGTGCTGGGCCTGATCTTTACGAAGGCCTCCACCCGCACGCGGGTGAGTTTCCAGGTGGCCATGGCCCGGTTGGGCGGCCAGACCGTGGATCTCAATCCCCAGTTCACCCAGCTGGGACGGGGTGAACCGTTAGAAGACACCGCACGGGTGCTCAGCCGTTTCTGTGACGTGCTTGCGGTTCGCACCTTCGCCCAGCAGGAGCTGGCGGATTACGCGCACTGGGCCACGATTCCGGTGATCAATGCCCTCACCGACCTCGAGCATCCCTGCCAGGCCCTGGCGGACTTCCTCACCATGCAGGAAGCCTTCGGCGATCTGCGTGGTCAGACGCTCACCTATGTGGGTGATGGCAACAACGTGGCCCATTCGCTGATGCTCTGTGGCGCCTTGCTCGGCGTGAACGTGCGCATCGGCTGTCCGGAAGGCTTCGAGCCCTTGCCGGGTGTGTTGGAGCAGGCCCGTTCCCTGGCGGTAGCCGGTGCGCAGATCACGGTCACCAGTGATCCGCTGGAAGCAGCGCGTGGTGCTCAGGCTCTCTACACCGATGTCTGGGCCTCCATGGGCCAGGAGCAGGAGCAGGCCGAACGGGAACGGGCGTTCCAGGGGTTCTGTCTGAATGAAGAGCTGTTGGCCGAAGCCGATTCACGGGCGATCGTTCTCCACTGCCTTCCGGCCCACCGCGGCGAAGAGATCAGTGCAGGTGTGATGGAAGGGCCCGCCAGCCGCATCTTCGATCAAGCCGAGAATCGTCTGCATGCCCAGCAAGCCCTGCTGGCTGCTCTGCTCGGCGGTCTGTAGGTCCTTGCTGCGTGCTGGGGACTTGTCCTCATGCAGTGTCCTGACAAATGCAGGACGACCAGTTCCCTCCAGCGAGATTTTCGAGTTCCTCTTCTGTGAGTGCTGACTGAGTCTTGCTGAAATCGTCCGTGGAGACGCTGAATCCCGACTCCTTGGCAATCACGACAACAGCGTCTGCGTTCTTGGATGCTTTGAGTTTTTCTTGAAGGCTCGGATCAGCTTTGACGGCTTCCAGGAACGCTTTGAGCTGCTCTTCCGGCATGGGAAAAGACGGCAATCTGAGTGTTGTAATAGCCATGCTCGGCGGATTCCACTCAATGCATCGAGTGCTGACCCGATTCATCGACAACGTTGGTTTTGCTCACAGGCTTTGAGAGCCCATGGGCATTGATGGGCATACCGCTGGAGAACAACCGCATGGCCTGCGTTCACCAGC
This region of Synechococcus sp. NOUM97013 genomic DNA includes:
- the ftsH gene encoding ATP-dependent zinc metalloprotease FtsH — translated: MPIREDDNRPNRRFGIINLVLIGFGVLLLLSSFLPNQGMQQVPRVPYSLFIDQVNDGAVKRAYITQDQIRYELSDPEEGAPSVLATTPIFDMDLPQRLETKGVEFAAAPPKKPNIFTTILSWVVPPLIFILVLQFFARRSMGAGGAQGALNFTKSKAKVYVPDEQSRVTFADVAGVDEAKDELAEIVDFLKSSERYTEIGARIPKGVLLVGPPGTGKTLLSKAVAGEAGVPFFIISGSEFVELFVGAGAARVRDLFEQAKKNAPCIIFIDELDAIGKSRSGSMGVVGGNDEREQTLNQLLTEMDGFASKDKPVIVLAATNQPEVLDAALLRPGRFDRQVLVDRPDLSGRKTILEIYAKKVKLADGVDLDRIAQATSGFAGADLANLVNEAALLAARAKRTKVEQEDLGEAIERVVAGLEKKSRVLQDDEKKVVAYHEVGHAIVGHLMPGGSKVAKISIVPRGMSALGYTLQLPTEERFLNSREDLQGQIATLLGGRSAEEIVFGKITTGASNDLQRATDIAEQMVGTYGMSDTLGPLAYDKQGGGQFLGGGNNPRRTVSDATAQAIDKEVRTLVDNAHEQALAILRQNMALLETIAQKILEKEVIEGDELKDMLSASVLPEAVAA
- the argF gene encoding ornithine carbamoyltransferase — protein: MASATTSVAAVLSTLSGSDFLSSADASAEQTAALLELAAQLKSGDRRIDLGNRVLGLIFTKASTRTRVSFQVAMARLGGQTVDLNPQFTQLGRGEPLEDTARVLSRFCDVLAVRTFAQQELADYAHWATIPVINALTDLEHPCQALADFLTMQEAFGDLRGQTLTYVGDGNNVAHSLMLCGALLGVNVRIGCPEGFEPLPGVLEQARSLAVAGAQITVTSDPLEAARGAQALYTDVWASMGQEQEQAERERAFQGFCLNEELLAEADSRAIVLHCLPAHRGEEISAGVMEGPASRIFDQAENRLHAQQALLAALLGGL
- a CDS encoding Nif11-like leader peptide family natural product precursor — encoded protein: MPEEQLKAFLEAVKADPSLQEKLKASKNADAVVVIAKESGFSVSTDDFSKTQSALTEEELENLAGGNWSSCICQDTA